Proteins encoded together in one Sander lucioperca isolate FBNREF2018 chromosome 17, SLUC_FBN_1.2, whole genome shotgun sequence window:
- the LOC118493566 gene encoding sex-determining region Y protein-like, with protein MDLQDQGNIQNQKKQQYHTQMDLQDQDNIQNQKKQQYHTQMDLQDQGNIQNQKKQQYHTQMDLQDQDNIQNLKKQQYHTQMDLQDQDNIQNQKKQQYHTQMDLQDQDNIQNQKKQQYYTQMDLQD; from the exons ATGGACCTTCAGGACCAGGGTAACATTCAGAATCAGAAGAAACAGCAGTACCATACCCAGATGGACCTCCAAGACCAGGACAACATTCAGAATCAGAAGAAACAGCAGTACCATACCCAGATGGACCTTCAGGACCAGGGTAACATTCAGAATCAGAAGAAACAGCAGTACCATACCCAGATGGACCTCCAAGACCAGGACAACATTCAGAATCTGAAGAAACAGCAGTACCATACCCAGATGGACCTCCAGGACCAGGACAAC ATTCAGAATCAGAAGAAACAGCAGTACCATACCCAGATGGACCTCCAGGACCAGGACAACATCCAGAATCAGAAGAAACAGCAGTACTATACCCAGATGGACCTCCAGGACTAG
- the LOC116059940 gene encoding voltage-gated potassium channel subunit beta-1-like translates to MFAGRVSGAAVGPGAAGKGGKFSVEELYGFNMKPKVTKGHSGKGEQSDGKREAKEKEKEESVLASQILEAARRLMERRRLEIYLRECEVTMETSSMPYRNLGKSGLRVSCLGLGTWVTFGSQISDEMAESVMSVAYDSGVNLFDTAEVYASGRAERTLGNILKKKGWRRSSYVVTTKLYWGGQAETERGLSRKHIIEGLRGSLSRLQLDYVDIVFANRSDVNAPMEEVVRAMTFVIEQGMAMYWGTSRWNAVEIMEAYSVARQFNLVPPVCEQAEYHYFQRDKVELQLPELNMSLRGHFSSVLISLLSCTTNQVSLTVSPSSSQMFVGQNVSLSCEEDDSSAGWTLRGNTTRKPDVSVKTGKEYLLVLPVTSATCPITGSFTGGPVILQSPVLPVTEGEDLTLLCKTKTSSNLPADFYKDGSFIRTEPAGHMTIHHVSRSDEGLYKCNISSDGESPPSWVSVTVGFLVLLVLLVLLVLLVLLVRRCICRKPKG, encoded by the exons ATGTTTGCGGGCCGAGTGTCGGGAGCCGCGGTCGGGCCGGGGGCCGCGGGAAAAGGCGGGAAGTTTTCGGTGGAGGAGCTGTACGGCTTCAACATGAAGCCGAAGGTCACCAAAGGGCATTCTGGGAAAGGGGAGCAGAGCGATGGGAAGAGAGAAgccaaggagaaggagaaggaagaaTCAGTGCTGGCCTCTCAGATCCTGGAGGCAGCCAGGAGACTGATGGAGAGACGCAGGCTCGAGATCTACCTCAGGGAGTGTGAGGTTACCATGGAGACCAGCAGCATGCCCTACAG GAATCTTGGGAAATCTGGACTGAGAGTGTCCTGCTTAGGCCTGG GAACATGGGTGACGTTTGGCTCTCAGATCTCTGACGAg atggCGGAGAGTGTGATGTCGGTAGCGTACGACAGTGGAGTGAACTTGTTCGACACGGCTGAGGTCTACGCCTCAGGGag ggCAGAGAGGACTCTGGGAAACATCCTGAAGAAGAAAGGATGGAG gCGGTCCAGTTATGTGGTGACTACGAAGCTCTACTGGGGAGGACA ggCAGAGACAGAGCGAGGGTTGTCCCGGAAACACATCATTGAAg gtCTGCGTGGCTCTCTCTCCAGGTTACAGTTGGACTACGTGGACATCGTCTTTGCCAACCGGAGTGACGTGAACGCACCGATGGAGg aggtgGTTCGAGCGATGACCTTTGTGATCGAGCAGGGAATGGCCATGTACTGGGGAACATCACGCTGGAACGCCGTCGAGATCATG gAGGCGTACTCTGTGGCGAGGCAGTTTAACCTGGTTCCTCCGGTGTGTGAGCAGGCCGAGTATCATTACTTCCAAAGAGACAAAGTAGAGCTGCAGCTGCCAGAATTAAACATGTCGCTTAGA GGTCATTTCTCTTCAGTTCTGATCTCACTGCTGAGCTGCACAACCAACCAAG tctctctgactgtgagTCCCAGCAGCTCTCAGATGTTTGTAGGACAGAAtgtctctctgagctgtgaggAGGACGACAGCTCTGCTGGATGGACTCTGAGAGGGAACACAACCAGAAAACCAGACGTGAGTGTAAAGACTGGGAAGGAATATCTGCTGGTTCTTCCTGTAACATCAGCTACATGCCCCATCACAGGGAGTTTTACTG gTGGACCAGTGATCCTGCAGAGTCCTGTCCTCCCTGTGACGGAGGGAGAAGACCTCACTCTGCTCTGTAAAACAAAGACGTCCTCCAACCTCCCAGCTGATTTCTATAAAGATGGCTCCTTCATCAGGACTGAGCctgcaggtcacatgaccaTCCACCATGTTTCCAGGTCTGATGAAGGCCTCTACAAGTGTAACATCAGCAGTGATGGAGAGTCTCCACCCAGCTGGGTCTCTGTCACAG